The segment CGTCGATGGCGGCGGGGGATGTCGGGCCGTTCGTGGGGACGTCGGACATCGCCATGATGTACAGCATCGTGGACATCGCCGGGGTGAACCGGATCTCCGCCCCGATCCTGGCCAACGCGGCCGACGCGATCGCCGGAATGGCCAAGGGCTACGCGGCGGCGGCTCCCGCGCCCACCGACGAACGTCCGCTGGTCGCCGCCACCATGGCCGGCGTCACCACCCCCGGCGTGGACGCCGCCCGCGAGCGGCTCACCGAACTCGGCTACGAGGTCCTGGTGTTCCACACCGTCGGCCCCGGCGGCCGGACCCTGGAGACGCTGGCCGGGCAGGGACTGCTCGCCGGAGTGCTGGACCTGACGCTGAGCGAGCTCGCCGACGACCTGGTCGGCGGCCACTTCGGGGCCGGGCCGGACCGGCTGCGTACGGCGGGCCGCCAAGGCGTGCCGCAGGTGGTGAGCCCCGGGGCACTGGACATGGTGAAGTTCGGGCCGCTGGCCTCCTTACCGGAGCGGTTCCGGACCCGGCATGTCCATGTGCACAACCCGGCGGTCACCGTCATCCGCACCAACGCCTCCGAATGCGCGCACCTCGGCCGCGGCATCGCCGCCAAACTGCGCGCCGCGACCGGGCCGACCGCGCTGTGCCTGCCGCTACGCGGGCTGTCCTCGCTGGGGGCGACGGGCGGGATCTACCACGACCCGGTGGTGGACGGGACGCTGTTCAGCGCGTTACGGGAGGGCCTGCGCGGCAGCACCGTCCACGTACGGGAGTTCGACACGCACATCAACGACCCGGCCTTCGGGCGGGCCACCGCCGACCTCCTCCACCGGCTCATCACCGGCTGATCGCCGGCCTGATCGCCCGGAGGGATCGTCATAGGCGGCGGCGCCCCCAGGGGCGGGGCGCAGGCCGCGTACATCGCCGCGTCGAGGATCTCCTCGTTGTCCATCGTGGCGTCGGCCAGGCTGCCGCAGCACAGGGCGAGCAGCAGTCCGCCCGCGAGCAGCGGGAGCGGTAGCCGGCGCTGCGTCGGCGGGGGTGCGAGCAGGGCCCTGACGCGGCGGGGGACGGCGCCGCCGGTGGCGGCCAGGGAGCGGCGGGGGGTACCGGAGGCGGCCAGGGCCGCGCGGGCCACGGCGCGGGCGACGACCGAGCGGTCGCCGACGCGGTCGGCGGCCTCCTCGTCGGCCCAGCGCTCCAGGACGTAGCAGCCGGAGCCGGCCAGCGGGCGCAGCATCGGGTTGGCGGCGGCGGACAGCCGCCAGACGGCCTGGAAGAGGTGGTGCCGGCCGCGCAGATGGGCCCGCTCGTGCGCGAGCAGGGCCTCGCGTTCCCGGCTGTCGAGGCAGCTCAGCATGGACCGCGACACCACGATCCGCCCAGGTGCGCGAAGTCCCCCGGGCAGCGCGAAGGCCTCCGGCGAGGCGTCGTCCAGGACCACGAGCTCACCGTCGCCGGGCAGCCGCGCGCACTCCCGCCGGATCCGCGACGCGGCCCTGACCTGGCGTACGCAGGAGACCGCGAGCCCCGTACAGGCCGCGAGCAGCCCGGCCGCCCCGGCCACGCCCACGAAGAGCCGCACCGGCTCGGCCGCGCTCAGCACCGCGGCGGACCACGCGCCCCGCTGAGCGATCTCCGGTATCCGGGCGAGGGCGGTGAACGCCAGCAGCGCCAGCGCGCCCAGCCAGCCGGCCGTCGTCACCAGCGCGGCGCAGGCCAGCGCCCAGGCCGCCCGGCGCGGCGGCAGCCGGTGCGCGAGCCGGGGCGCGAGCACGGCCAGCACGGCGCTGACCGCCAAGGGCACGTAGACACTGATCCGCACGACCGCCGCCCGCCCCGCCTACCGGCCGTCGCCCAGCAGCTCGTGCAGCAGCCGCTCGTCCTCGGCGGACAGCTCGGAGACGAACCGCGACAGCACGGCGGCCCGGTCCGGACCGCCGTCGAGCAGGTCGCGCATCCGCTCGGCGGTGTGCGCGGCCTCGTCCCGCGCGGGCTCGTAGGCGTAACCGCGGCCCGCCCGCTGCCGCACGACCATGCCCTTGTCGAACAGCCGGGACAGGATCGTGAGCACGGTGGTGTACGCGAGGTCGTCGCCCGGCAGCCGCTCGCCGACCTGGGCGGCGGTCAGCGGCCCGTCCGCCGCCCACAGCGTGGCCAGTACACCGCTCTCCAGCTCTCCGGGGGCCCGTCTGTGGCCCATGGACGCCACCGCCTTCTGTCGTTCATCGCGCCGCCTGCCCGGCGACGCCCAAATCTACCGCCTGTAGGAAAACGTGACCGGAGCAACAGACGGCCCCACCTACTACACGTTGTAGAGTAACCCCGCCCGCACGGCATTCGCCTCCGTACAGCGGCGCGCCCCTCGATATCCGGAGGCTGACCAGCCATGCCGATTCCCCCTGCCCGCGCCGGCCGCGTCGTGATCATCTCCGCGAGCGTCGGAGCCGGCCACGACGGCGCCGCCGCCGAACTCGCCGCCCGCCTGCGCGCCGCCGGCCACCCCGTCGACCGGCACGACCTGCTCGACCTCTTCCCCGCCCGGCTCGGCCCGCTGGTCAGCGGCAGCTATCACCGGCTGCTGACCCTCGCCCCGTGGGCGTACCAGCGCATGTACGCGAGCACCGAGCGCCGCCGCAGCACGAGCCCCGCCGTACGGGCCCTGCTGCGCAGCGCCGAGGAACGCACCCTTCGCGTCCTCCCGCCGGACACCCGCGCCGTCGTCTCCACCTACCCCGGCGCCAGTCAGGTCCTCGGCGCCCTCCGGCTCTCCGGCCGCCTGCACGTGCCCGTCCTCACCTACCTCACCGACTTCTCCGTCCACCCCCTCTGGGTCGCCCCCGGCGTCGACCTCCACCTCGCCGCCCACCCCATCCCCGCCGCCGAGGCCCGCGCCCACGGCGCCGCCCGCGCCGTCGCCTCCGGCCCCGTCGCCGGTCCCCGCTTCACCCCCGCCGCCCCCGGGCAGCGCCAGGCCGCCCGGGCCCGCTTCGGCCTCCCGCCGCACGCCCCGCTCGCCCTGCTCGTCGCCGGGTCCTGGGGCGTCGGCCCCGTCCAGCAGGTCGCCGCCGAGATCCGCGACAGCGGCGTCGCCGTCCCCGTAGTCGTCTGCGGCCGCAACGAGGCCCTCGCCGACCGCCTCCGCGCCTCCGGCATCGACCACACCCACGGCTGGGTCGACGACATGCCCGGCCTGATGCACGCCTGCGACGTCCTCGTCCAGAACGCCGGCGGCCTCACCTCCCTGGAAGCCTTCGCCGCCGGCCTCCCCGTAACCAGCTACCGCTGCATACCGGGGCACGGCCAGACCAACGCCGCCGCCCTCCACACCGCCGGCCTGGCCACCTGGATCCGCGACCCCGCCGACCTCAAGCCCCTCCTCACCGAACTGCTCGACGGCCCCCTGGGCCAGGTCCAGCGCGAAACGGCCCTGACCCTCCTCACAGAGGACCCGCACAACGGCCCGATAGCCCAGATCCGCCGCGCCTGCGCGGGCTCCGCCCCACAGCCAACGACGGCGGCCCGCCCCCGCCGAGCCCCCGCCCTACGCAGACTCGCCGTCACCACCACTCTGGCCGCCGCGCTCTGGGCGACAGCCGTAGGCACCGGCATAGCCACCACCCACCTCGACGAGTCCGCCACGCGGCCGCCGCACCCGCCAACGGACGGAAGGGGGTGGGGCGGGGTTGGTCCATACGGACACTAAAGCGACGCAGATGGCCCAGTTCCGAGCGAGCGAGGAACGGGGTCGGCGAGGATAGCCGTCCGCCAGGGCCTGCCCGGCGGATCTGGGTCGGATAGGCCGCGGCGTCTGGTGCGGTGCATCGCAAGGCGCCGGAGTGCCCGCAGGGTGGTTTCCTGCGGGCACTCCGGCAACGCCGCGAGGTGCCGTGCCAGGCGTCGCGGACCCGGCCAAGATCCGCCGGACAGGCCCTGGGGCCAACCCCGCCCCGCCCCCGACCCGAGAACCCAGCAGAACGCACCCCGCAAGGACGCCGCCCATGCCCACGAACCGCCTCGCGTACGCCGCCCTGGGAGCCACCGCCCTCGCGGCCACCGCGGCCGCGGCATACGCCGCCCCCGTCGTCTCCACCCTCGGCCCGTTCCGCAACCGCTTCATGCCCCGCCTGGCAGGACAGGGCCACCCAGACCACATCGCCCTGACCTTCGACGACGGCCCGGACCCGCTCTCAACCCCCTTCTTCCTGCGCGCACTCGCGAAGCGCCGCGTCCACGCCACCTTCTTCCTCCTCGGCAGCGCCGCGCACCGCACGCCCGCCCTGGTCAGGGAAATCGCCGCCGCGGGCCACGAGATCGCGATCCACGGCTGGCTGCACCGCCCGCTTCTCCTGCGCGGCCCCCGCGCCACGTACGAGGACCTGGCCCGCGCCCGCGACACCGTCGCCGACATCACGGGCCGCCCGCCGGTCCTCTTCCGGCCGCCGTACGGCGTGATGAGCACCGCCGCGCACCTGTCCGCCGCCCGCCTGAGCCTCACCCCCGTCCTGTGGACCGCGTGGGGCGAGGACTGGACCGCCAAGGCGACCCCGGAGTCGGTCCACCGCACCGTCACCGCCGATCTGCGCGGCGGCGGCACCGTGCTGCTCCACGACTCGGACTGCACCTCCGCCCCCGGGGCATGGCGCTCCGCGCTCGGCGCGCTGCCGCGCATCCTGGACTTCTGCGAGGAGCGCGACCTGAGCGTCGGCCCACTGCGCGAGCACCGGCGATAACAGGCCATTGAGCCCGTACGAACACGCCTGGGAATCCGCCGAGTTGACCCGGCATATTCGCACGGAACCCCCAGCAGAGCAGTGCTTACCCACGACCGAAGCGGAGTGGCTGTTTCCGTAAGCGC is part of the Streptomyces sp. NBC_01262 genome and harbors:
- a CDS encoding polysaccharide deacetylase family protein — protein: MPTNRLAYAALGATALAATAAAAYAAPVVSTLGPFRNRFMPRLAGQGHPDHIALTFDDGPDPLSTPFFLRALAKRRVHATFFLLGSAAHRTPALVREIAAAGHEIAIHGWLHRPLLLRGPRATYEDLARARDTVADITGRPPVLFRPPYGVMSTAAHLSAARLSLTPVLWTAWGEDWTAKATPESVHRTVTADLRGGGTVLLHDSDCTSAPGAWRSALGALPRILDFCEERDLSVGPLREHRR
- a CDS encoding BlaI/MecI/CopY family transcriptional regulator — protein: MGHRRAPGELESGVLATLWAADGPLTAAQVGERLPGDDLAYTTVLTILSRLFDKGMVVRQRAGRGYAYEPARDEAAHTAERMRDLLDGGPDRAAVLSRFVSELSAEDERLLHELLGDGR
- a CDS encoding MGDG synthase family glycosyltransferase, with translation MPIPPARAGRVVIISASVGAGHDGAAAELAARLRAAGHPVDRHDLLDLFPARLGPLVSGSYHRLLTLAPWAYQRMYASTERRRSTSPAVRALLRSAEERTLRVLPPDTRAVVSTYPGASQVLGALRLSGRLHVPVLTYLTDFSVHPLWVAPGVDLHLAAHPIPAAEARAHGAARAVASGPVAGPRFTPAAPGQRQAARARFGLPPHAPLALLVAGSWGVGPVQQVAAEIRDSGVAVPVVVCGRNEALADRLRASGIDHTHGWVDDMPGLMHACDVLVQNAGGLTSLEAFAAGLPVTSYRCIPGHGQTNAAALHTAGLATWIRDPADLKPLLTELLDGPLGQVQRETALTLLTEDPHNGPIAQIRRACAGSAPQPTTAARPRRAPALRRLAVTTTLAAALWATAVGTGIATTHLDESATRPPHPPTDGRGWGGVGPYGH
- a CDS encoding Tm-1-like ATP-binding domain-containing protein; this translates as MPVVALIGTLDTKGVEYGWLRERLLRTGVDVLVIDAGVAGEPRIPADITRAEVARAAGADLARLRAQADRGVSVTEMAKGAEEIVRRLHGQGRLHGVLALGGSGGTSIATRAMRGLPLGVPKLMVSSMAAGDVGPFVGTSDIAMMYSIVDIAGVNRISAPILANAADAIAGMAKGYAAAAPAPTDERPLVAATMAGVTTPGVDAARERLTELGYEVLVFHTVGPGGRTLETLAGQGLLAGVLDLTLSELADDLVGGHFGAGPDRLRTAGRQGVPQVVSPGALDMVKFGPLASLPERFRTRHVHVHNPAVTVIRTNASECAHLGRGIAAKLRAATGPTALCLPLRGLSSLGATGGIYHDPVVDGTLFSALREGLRGSTVHVREFDTHINDPAFGRATADLLHRLITG